The window TTCAACGATGTAGAGCGCGGTCGCGCCGAACAGTACCAGCACGAACGCAACGGCGGCAGTGATGATGAGGTCGTCCACTCGGTCGACCACTGCCCCCCACAATTCCTTCACCGCGTAGGAGAAGCGCCCGAACTTGGCGACGGCGAAGACCCGCAGCAGGCGGAAGGTACGCAGGATCGCGGCATCGGCGACCATCAGCGGAGCAAGTGTTGTCACGACCACGAACAGGTCGATCAGGCCGATCGGCGAACGGATGAAGTGCCAGCGCTTGGCCCAGCTGCTTCCGCTACCCGGCTGTTCCGCGGCGGCATAGATGCGGGCGAGATATTCAAGCAGGAAAATAAAGCCGAAAACCACTTCGGTGCGCAGCAGGGCGGTGTGCCATTCGGCCGGCAGGCTCGGCTCTGTCGCCAGCGCCGCAGTGATGACAGCCAGCAGGATAGTGAGGATCAGCAGGCGGTTGAGCACTGTTAGCCGCCCGTCGGGATGCGCGCCGACGAAGAGCTGTTCGTGCAAGAATGTCCTCAGCCCCGCCATCATCGCCTGCCCGCTAGAGTTCGAGCACGTCCTCCATCGTGTATCGTCCCGGATCGCGCCCCAGCAGCCATTCGGCCGCCTTCAGCGC of the Qipengyuania gaetbuli genome contains:
- a CDS encoding ion transporter: MHEQLFVGAHPDGRLTVLNRLLILTILLAVITAALATEPSLPAEWHTALLRTEVVFGFIFLLEYLARIYAAAEQPGSGSSWAKRWHFIRSPIGLIDLFVVVTTLAPLMVADAAILRTFRLLRVFAVAKFGRFSYAVKELWGAVVDRVDDLIITAAVAFVLVLFGATALYIVEGDIQPDTFGSIPRALYWATITLTTVGYGDVTPITPLGKFFAAGLAMSGIAFVAMPTGIIVAAFSDAMQRRRDHLIEDMRKHLEELDIEDDKIEAKIAALERGRGPRR